In Streptomyces venezuelae, the sequence CGCGACCATCTTCTTCAGCGCGTCGTTGATCTTGCGCTGGAGGTCCTTGTTGCCCTTCTTGACGCCGATGCCGTAGTTCTCGTTGCTCAGCGTCTGGCCGAGCAGCTTGAACTTGCCCTCGTTGCCCTTCCGGGCGGCGTACCCGGCCAGGATGGAGTTGTCGGTGGTCATGGCGTCGACCCGGCTCTCCTGGAGCGCGACGACGCAGTCCGCGTAGCCGCCCATCTCCAGCAGGCCCGCCTTGGGGGCGAGGTTCTTGCGGAGGTTCTCGGCCGAGGTGGAGCCGCTGACCGAGCACAGGCTCTTCGTGTTCAGGTCCTCGGCCTTGGTGATCGAGGCGTCGTTGGCGCGGGTCATCAGGTCCTGGTGCGCGACGAAATACGGGCCGGCGAAGTCGACCTTCTCCTTGCGCTTCTCGTTGATCGAATAGCTCGCGACGACGAACTTGACCTCGTTGTACTGGATCAGCAGTTCGCGGTCGTTGCTGTAGACCTGCTTGAATTCGATCTTGTCCGGCTTGTAGCCGAGTTCCTTGGCCACGTAGGTGGCCACGTCGACGTCGAATCCGGAGAAAGTGCCGTCGGTCTCCCGCATGCCTATGCCAGGCTGGTCGAACTTGATGCCGATGGAGAGGGTCCCGTCCCCCTGGTCCCCATCGTCGAAGACGCTGCACCCGGAGGCGGTCAGGGCGATCGCGATCACTGCGGCGACCGCACCGGCCTGGGGAACCTTCATGCTGCACTCTTTCCTGGGGAACGCGGGACGCGTCACCCGGGATCGCCGGGGGCGTGTGGAACCGCGCGAATGTGGGGACGTGGGGACGCGTGTACGAGGAAGCTAGGAAGCGGAATGGCTTACCGTCACTAGATTTGAGCAAAACTTGAGGATAACGATCCGGTCAGTCGTAGATCGTGCGGTTGGCGCAGGTCGGAACGGGGAAAGGGGCGGGCGCGATAAAGGCGGCCCACGGGTTGCGGGGCGGCGCGGAGCCGGCCGGGGGCGAATCGGCGTTACCGGCTGAATCGGCTGAACGGGCCGAAATGGCCGAAAACGTATGATCGTTCGGGGCGGGCCGGGGGCTCGTGGGATCATGGACGCGCAATGCCCGTGAACGAAGGGGGAGTTCGGTGACCGGTGTACGCAAGGGTCTGGCCAAAGTGGAGTTCGCGCTGCGGTGGGACCCCAGCCCGGCGGGCGCGCCCGCGAACGACCTCGACGTGGTCGCCGCGGTCTACGGCGCCGCGGACCTCCACGGGACGCCCGTCCAGCTCGTGCACTTCGGCAGCCGGTCGCCCGACGGAACCATCACCTTGAACCGGGACAGCCACACCGGGCAGGGCTTCGGCTTCGACGAGGTGATGACCATCGAGCTGCACCGGATGGCGCCGGAGTCGAGCCGGGTGGTGGTCGGCGTGGTCATCCAGGACAACGGCGCCGGCCCCGCGGGCCGGCCGAAGACCTTCGCCGACATCGGCGGGACCGGCTTCCGGATCCGCGAGGGGCACACCGACCTCGCCCAGGGAGACTTCGCGGCCGTCGCCGCCGCCACCGCGGCCACCGTCGCCGAGTTCACCCGTGACGCCTCGGGCGCATGGTCCTTCGACCTGCGGCTGCACGGCTTCGAAGGCGACCCGGAGGCGTTCGCCCGGACCATGGGCGCCCTCCGCTGAGACCGGCCGTCCGGTCCGGGGTCGAAAACCGCGCGGACCGGGTGGCGGCCACTCCTGGGGTGAGTGGCCGCCACCCGGTCCGGGTGGCGCGCTGCCGCCGTCCCCACGAGGCAGCGCGGGCGGGTCGCCGTCAGGTCATCGAGGCGGCGGCCCGCCGGTTCAGGGGGCCTGGCCGGCCGGGGTGCCGGTGGGGCCGGAAGGCGTGAGGCCCAGGGACGGGAGCATCACGGCGTCCACGAACCGGACGAGGTAGTCGGCGTCCGCGTACCGCCCCTCCAGTACCGGCCGGATCCGGAGCACGCCCATCAGCTGGGCGGGCAGGAACTCCACGGCCGGATGGTCCGCGGCGATCTCGCCGCGCGCCACGGCGCGTCCGACCATCTCGTCGAAGGCGGCCAGCTCCGGCTCGACGAGCGCCTCGCGCAGGGCGGCCTGGAGTTCCTCGTCACTGAGCACGGCGTGCCCGAGGGCCTGGGTCAGCCGGGTGTCCCGGCCGGAGGTCCCCGCCGCGATCCGGGCCGCCTCGCGCAGATCGCCGGCGAGTGACCCGGTGTCCACGGCGACGAGGGTCCCGCGCCGCCCCGCGCGCAGGGCGGCGGCGACGAGCCGGGGCTTGGTCTTCCACTGCCGGTAGAGCGTCGACTTGCCGCAGCTGGCGCGGGCCGCGACGCCCTCCATGGTCAGGGCCTCGTAGCCGTGCTCGCGCAGCTGCTCCAGGACGGCGTCGTAGAACTCCTGCTCACGCTCCGGGGT encodes:
- a CDS encoding TetR/AcrR family transcriptional regulator, which translates into the protein MTSVPSPARRSKITPEREQEFYDAVLEQLREHGYEALTMEGVAARASCGKSTLYRQWKTKPRLVAAALRAGRRGTLVAVDTGSLAGDLREAARIAAGTSGRDTRLTQALGHAVLSDEELQAALREALVEPELAAFDEMVGRAVARGEIAADHPAVEFLPAQLMGVLRIRPVLEGRYADADYLVRFVDAVMLPSLGLTPSGPTGTPAGQAP
- a CDS encoding glutamate ABC transporter substrate-binding protein; the encoded protein is MKVPQAGAVAAVIAIALTASGCSVFDDGDQGDGTLSIGIKFDQPGIGMRETDGTFSGFDVDVATYVAKELGYKPDKIEFKQVYSNDRELLIQYNEVKFVVASYSINEKRKEKVDFAGPYFVAHQDLMTRANDASITKAEDLNTKSLCSVSGSTSAENLRKNLAPKAGLLEMGGYADCVVALQESRVDAMTTDNSILAGYAARKGNEGKFKLLGQTLSNENYGIGVKKGNKDLQRKINDALKKMVADGSWEAAVKKNFGANYKYEPAPAITPVS
- a CDS encoding TerD family protein → MTGVRKGLAKVEFALRWDPSPAGAPANDLDVVAAVYGAADLHGTPVQLVHFGSRSPDGTITLNRDSHTGQGFGFDEVMTIELHRMAPESSRVVVGVVIQDNGAGPAGRPKTFADIGGTGFRIREGHTDLAQGDFAAVAAATAATVAEFTRDASGAWSFDLRLHGFEGDPEAFARTMGALR